From a region of the Labilithrix sp. genome:
- a CDS encoding acyl-CoA dehydrogenase family protein — translation MTAPARSPSSWSTLPMFFEEGHRALGASLADLRDDDVGLHDPKRVIPRLAELGLTKLLVPGAERISVRSLSVAREALAYVSGTADSIFAVEGLGSYPFTLANETDKRAAILAEVTRGTRVCAFALTEPEAGSDVAAMKTTARREGEHWVLDGEKVFISNVGIAHHYVVFANADPSAGKKGISAFLVDAGAPGLVTEPIALHVDHPLGRLAFRGCKVPASALVGEVGMGLRLALGTLDVFRTSVGAAAIGMAHRALDESIARVKKRVQFGKPLAEQQLTQAALADMATELDASRLLVARAAWEKDHEALGARSDGVSVAMAKMFATEAAQRIVDRGVQLFGGLGVVDGTVVERLYREIRALRIYEGTTEIQKLIIGGALVRSR, via the coding sequence ATGACCGCGCCCGCCAGGTCCCCCTCCTCCTGGTCCACGCTCCCGATGTTCTTCGAGGAGGGACATCGCGCGCTCGGGGCGAGCCTCGCCGATCTCCGCGACGACGACGTCGGGCTCCACGATCCGAAGCGCGTCATCCCCCGCCTCGCCGAGCTCGGGCTCACGAAGCTGCTCGTGCCCGGCGCCGAGCGCATCTCGGTGCGCTCCCTCTCCGTCGCGCGCGAGGCGCTCGCGTACGTCTCCGGCACCGCCGACTCCATCTTCGCGGTCGAGGGCCTCGGCTCGTATCCGTTCACGCTCGCGAACGAGACCGACAAGCGCGCCGCGATCCTCGCCGAGGTCACCCGCGGCACGCGCGTCTGCGCCTTCGCGCTCACGGAGCCGGAGGCGGGCTCGGACGTCGCGGCGATGAAGACCACCGCGCGCCGCGAGGGCGAGCACTGGGTCCTCGACGGCGAGAAGGTCTTCATCTCCAACGTCGGCATCGCGCATCACTACGTCGTCTTCGCGAACGCGGACCCGTCCGCCGGCAAGAAGGGGATCAGCGCGTTCCTCGTCGACGCCGGCGCGCCGGGCCTCGTCACCGAGCCGATCGCGCTCCACGTCGATCACCCGCTCGGCCGCCTCGCGTTCCGCGGCTGCAAGGTGCCGGCGAGCGCGCTCGTCGGTGAGGTCGGGATGGGGCTCCGCCTCGCGCTCGGCACCCTCGACGTGTTCCGCACCTCCGTCGGCGCGGCCGCGATCGGGATGGCGCATCGCGCCCTCGACGAGTCGATCGCGCGCGTGAAGAAGCGGGTGCAGTTCGGCAAGCCGCTCGCGGAGCAGCAGCTCACGCAGGCCGCGCTCGCCGACATGGCGACGGAGCTCGACGCGTCGCGCCTCCTCGTCGCCCGCGCGGCGTGGGAGAAGGACCACGAGGCGCTGGGCGCGCGCAGCGACGGCGTGTCGGTCGCGATGGCGAAGATGTTCGCGACGGAGGCGGCGCAGCGCATCGTCGATCGCGGCGTGCAGCTCTTCGGCGGCCTCGGCGTCGTCGACGGCACGGTGGTGGAGCGGCTCTACCGCGAGATCCGCGCGCTCCGCATCTACGAAGGCACGACCGAGATCCAGAAGCTCATCATCGGCGGCGCGCTCGTTCGATCGCGCTGA
- a CDS encoding creatininase family protein, which yields MKLAELTYEQVAELCGSGRAVAIVPVGSVEPHGPHLPLDTDTTISETCAARAVPRLEEKGIPAVVAPSVPYGVTEYASGFAGAVGVAPEVLTAFLRSIAEKLLVTGFAHVCFVNNHLEPAHDVAVRAAAEGLSASVACPLTRRWGRTLSDEFKRGDCHAGRYETSLVLAAGKTPHGDVGALPTVGLSLATAIRAGKKTFAEIGMERAYTGAPSEATAAEGEDLYERLVTMVVTEIEEGLKAGATIPPEHAKSEVAT from the coding sequence ATGAAGCTCGCGGAGCTCACCTACGAGCAAGTGGCGGAGCTCTGCGGCAGCGGCCGCGCGGTCGCGATCGTCCCCGTCGGCAGCGTCGAGCCGCACGGGCCGCACCTGCCGCTCGACACGGACACGACCATCAGCGAGACGTGCGCCGCGCGCGCGGTTCCGCGCCTCGAGGAGAAGGGGATCCCCGCCGTCGTCGCGCCGAGCGTGCCGTACGGCGTGACCGAGTACGCGTCGGGCTTCGCCGGCGCGGTCGGCGTCGCGCCGGAGGTCCTCACCGCGTTCCTCCGCTCGATCGCCGAGAAGCTCCTCGTCACCGGCTTCGCGCACGTCTGCTTCGTGAACAACCACCTCGAGCCCGCGCACGACGTCGCGGTGCGCGCGGCGGCGGAGGGGCTCTCCGCGAGCGTCGCGTGTCCGCTCACGCGGCGCTGGGGCCGCACCCTCTCCGACGAGTTCAAGCGCGGCGACTGCCACGCGGGCCGCTACGAGACGTCGCTCGTGCTCGCGGCCGGAAAGACGCCGCACGGCGACGTCGGCGCGCTCCCCACCGTCGGCCTGAGCCTCGCGACCGCGATCCGCGCCGGCAAGAAGACGTTCGCCGAGATCGGAATGGAGCGCGCGTACACGGGCGCTCCATCCGAGGCGACGGCGGCGGAGGGCGAGGACCTCTACGAGCGGCTCGTCACGATGGTCGTGACCGAGATCGAAGAGGGGCTCAAGGCGGGAGCGACGATCCCGCCCGAGCACGCGAAGAGCGAAGTCGCGACCTGA
- a CDS encoding NADH:flavin oxidoreductase encodes MSALFEPFRINQVTLPNRLVLPAMVTRLSGEDGLVNDDIRARYTRFARGEVGLVVVEAMAVHGAKSGPLLRISSDEYVPGLADLAARVHDAGPSKVVPQIIHFLKISRSGWRQTVDMLSREEIDGVVDAYGAAAARARRCGFDGVELHMAHAYTLSSFLSRLNPRKDEYGGSLANRLRLPLRVVSRVRAEVGPDFMVGVRFLGEECIRNGYTVLDAGPIACELARAGVDYISLSAGGKFEDARVIEGEPLYPYTGYSGDRCMPGNAYPDGANLYIPDAVRAALRSAGHATPVVAAGKIGSLELAMQVVLRGQGDLVGMARALLADPDLPRKWRAGREDTVVRCIYGNVCKALDESFKRVDCTLWPKKTGQAPESADAIPPSFPPGGAELRAECKDGRVLLRWQAATDNEAMYGYQVFRGEGASGLLLHHASVRAVSTRYEDTRVVGGGTYRYALRPYDLAGNRGPMTDPIAITVTS; translated from the coding sequence ATGAGCGCGCTGTTCGAGCCCTTCCGCATCAACCAGGTCACGCTGCCGAACCGGCTCGTCTTGCCGGCGATGGTGACGCGGCTCTCCGGCGAGGACGGGCTCGTCAACGACGACATCCGTGCACGATACACGCGGTTCGCGCGCGGCGAGGTCGGCCTCGTCGTCGTCGAGGCGATGGCGGTGCACGGCGCGAAGAGCGGGCCCCTCCTCCGCATCTCGTCCGACGAGTACGTCCCCGGCCTCGCCGATCTCGCGGCGCGCGTGCACGACGCGGGGCCGAGCAAGGTGGTGCCGCAGATCATCCACTTCCTCAAGATCTCGCGGTCGGGGTGGCGCCAGACGGTGGACATGCTGTCGCGCGAGGAGATCGACGGCGTCGTCGACGCGTACGGCGCGGCGGCGGCGCGCGCGCGGCGCTGCGGGTTCGACGGCGTCGAGCTCCACATGGCGCACGCCTACACGCTCTCGTCGTTCCTCTCCCGCCTCAATCCGCGGAAGGACGAGTACGGCGGCTCGCTCGCCAACCGCCTGCGGCTCCCGCTCCGCGTCGTCTCGCGCGTGCGCGCCGAGGTCGGACCCGACTTCATGGTCGGCGTCCGCTTCCTCGGCGAGGAGTGCATCCGGAACGGCTACACCGTCCTCGACGCGGGGCCGATCGCGTGCGAGCTCGCGCGCGCGGGCGTCGACTACATCTCGCTCTCCGCCGGCGGCAAGTTCGAGGACGCGCGCGTGATCGAGGGCGAGCCGCTCTATCCGTACACGGGCTACTCCGGCGATCGCTGCATGCCGGGGAACGCGTACCCCGACGGCGCGAACCTCTACATCCCCGACGCCGTGCGCGCGGCGCTGCGGAGCGCGGGGCACGCCACGCCCGTCGTCGCGGCCGGCAAGATCGGCTCGCTCGAGCTCGCTATGCAGGTCGTCCTCCGCGGACAGGGCGACCTCGTCGGCATGGCGCGCGCGCTCCTCGCCGACCCCGACCTCCCGCGGAAGTGGCGCGCCGGGCGCGAGGACACGGTCGTGCGCTGCATCTACGGCAACGTCTGCAAGGCGCTCGACGAGAGCTTCAAGCGCGTCGACTGCACGCTGTGGCCGAAGAAGACGGGCCAAGCGCCGGAGAGCGCGGACGCGATCCCGCCGTCGTTCCCGCCGGGCGGCGCCGAGCTGCGTGCAGAATGCAAAGATGGCCGCGTCCTCCTCCGCTGGCAGGCCGCCACCGACAACGAGGCGATGTACGGCTACCAGGTGTTCCGCGGCGAAGGCGCGAGCGGCCTCCTCCTCCATCACGCGAGCGTGCGCGCCGTCTCGACGCGTTACGAGGACACGCGCGTCGTCGGCGGCGGGACCTACCGCTACGCGCTCCGCCCCTACGACCTCGCCGGCAACCGCGGGCCGATGACGGACCCGATCGCGATCACGGTGACGTCTTGA
- a CDS encoding threonylcarbamoyl-AMP synthase — MTPDPVAVAEAADVLRTGGLVAFPTETVYGLGARGLDPASVARIFEAKGRPGGHPLILHVDGEEMARGLAAEWSPRAAALAAAFWPGPLTLVVPRAAHVPPEVSGGLATVGLRAPVHPVALALIAAAGEPIAAPSANAHTHVSPTTAEHVVRSLGDRVDLVLDAGPCRHGIESTVVAVGAHDEPLRVLRPGAVTLEALRAIDPHTVDATSTIAEGPRPAPGMAAKHYAPRTRVVLAPRGQVGWTVAEATVPAATNSFRVAAIVATTSGESDAAGCEPLIVLPDEPAGYARGLYSALHEADEAGVDLLVIEAPPDGDVAWWAIADRLRRAAKA; from the coding sequence GTGACCCCCGATCCCGTCGCCGTCGCCGAAGCGGCCGACGTGCTGCGGACCGGCGGGCTCGTCGCGTTTCCGACCGAGACCGTGTACGGCCTCGGCGCGCGCGGGCTCGATCCCGCGAGCGTCGCGCGGATCTTCGAGGCGAAGGGGCGCCCCGGCGGACACCCGCTCATCCTCCACGTCGACGGCGAGGAGATGGCGCGCGGGCTCGCGGCGGAATGGAGCCCTCGCGCGGCCGCGCTCGCGGCGGCGTTCTGGCCGGGGCCGCTCACGCTCGTCGTGCCGCGCGCGGCGCACGTGCCGCCGGAGGTGAGCGGCGGCCTCGCCACCGTCGGCCTCCGCGCGCCCGTGCACCCCGTCGCGCTCGCGCTCATCGCCGCCGCCGGCGAGCCGATCGCCGCGCCGAGCGCGAACGCGCACACGCACGTGTCGCCGACGACGGCCGAGCACGTCGTGCGATCGCTCGGCGATCGCGTCGACCTCGTCCTCGACGCCGGGCCGTGCCGGCACGGGATCGAGTCGACCGTCGTCGCGGTCGGCGCGCATGACGAGCCCCTCCGCGTGCTCCGCCCCGGCGCCGTGACGCTCGAAGCGCTCCGCGCGATCGATCCCCACACCGTCGACGCGACGAGCACGATCGCGGAAGGCCCGCGCCCCGCGCCCGGCATGGCGGCGAAGCACTACGCGCCGCGCACGCGCGTCGTCCTCGCGCCGCGCGGTCAGGTCGGGTGGACGGTCGCGGAGGCGACGGTCCCCGCCGCGACGAACAGCTTCCGCGTCGCCGCGATCGTCGCGACCACCTCAGGAGAGAGTGACGCCGCGGGCTGCGAGCCGCTGATCGTGCTGCCGGACGAGCCCGCGGGGTACGCGCGCGGACTGTATTCCGCGCTCCACGAGGCCGACGAGGCCGGCGTCGATCTCCTCGTGATCGAGGCGCCGCCCGACGGCGACGTCGCGTGGTGGGCGATCGCCGACCGGCTGCGCCGCGCGGCGAAGGCCTGA
- a CDS encoding SUMF1/EgtB/PvdO family nonheme iron enzyme: MVRSPAITIALIAIGALAACTTFSGLTADSAAVVPNPDGKAAGAQCVDDGDCASLKCTSGKCTTVAGADPENGKKDGDETDVDCGGKSAPKCEEGKSCDENDDCESASCTSGTCKAPSPDDGLKNADETDVDCGGVAAPKCALDKACEKNTDCASDACGYEKKCVEFKSCVSHFGGDTCGSGETSAADKKHESCCTVVQSQSIKVNKYQVTAGRMRAFIDRYNGNLKLWAESNPKGWNSAWNSELPGSPDEALESMGPAAKRGCRITQSGGGSRTYWTPERQYVDGNVDKQSYPQDVLDEKALNCVSWHLAQALCVFDGGRLMSNAELKSLRTNGGATRWPWGDTPSFQFKSGSNPANHTYNYQLPQSTTQDQTRFVSPPGRFPAGANQDGVQDLIGNVMPWVNDNPRRFAWTASWEDSHPPAGVSGVPETQLWPQANGSGGPDANGYWAIGFRCVFE, from the coding sequence ATGGTCCGCTCGCCGGCGATCACGATTGCTCTAATTGCGATCGGTGCGCTCGCGGCTTGCACCACGTTTTCGGGGCTCACGGCGGACTCCGCTGCCGTGGTCCCGAACCCGGACGGCAAGGCGGCGGGCGCGCAGTGCGTCGACGACGGCGACTGCGCCTCGTTGAAGTGCACGTCGGGCAAGTGCACGACCGTCGCCGGCGCCGATCCCGAGAACGGGAAGAAGGACGGCGACGAGACGGACGTCGACTGCGGCGGCAAGAGCGCGCCGAAGTGCGAGGAGGGGAAGAGCTGCGACGAGAACGACGACTGCGAGAGCGCCTCGTGCACGAGCGGCACGTGCAAGGCGCCTTCGCCGGACGACGGGCTCAAGAACGCGGACGAGACCGACGTCGACTGCGGCGGCGTCGCGGCGCCGAAGTGCGCGCTCGACAAGGCGTGCGAGAAGAACACGGACTGCGCGAGCGACGCGTGCGGCTACGAGAAGAAGTGCGTCGAGTTCAAGAGCTGCGTGAGCCACTTCGGCGGCGACACGTGCGGCTCGGGCGAGACCAGCGCCGCCGACAAGAAGCACGAGAGCTGCTGCACGGTGGTGCAGTCGCAGAGCATCAAGGTCAACAAGTACCAGGTCACCGCCGGTCGCATGCGCGCGTTCATCGATCGCTACAACGGCAACCTGAAGCTGTGGGCGGAGAGCAACCCGAAGGGCTGGAACAGCGCCTGGAACAGCGAGCTCCCGGGCTCGCCCGACGAGGCGCTCGAGTCGATGGGCCCCGCCGCCAAGCGCGGCTGCCGGATCACGCAGAGCGGCGGCGGCTCGCGCACGTACTGGACGCCGGAGCGGCAGTACGTCGACGGCAACGTCGACAAGCAGTCCTACCCGCAGGACGTCCTCGACGAGAAGGCGCTGAACTGCGTCTCGTGGCACCTCGCGCAGGCGCTCTGCGTGTTCGACGGCGGCCGCTTGATGTCGAACGCCGAGCTGAAGTCGCTCCGCACGAACGGCGGCGCGACGCGGTGGCCGTGGGGCGACACCCCGAGCTTCCAGTTCAAGTCGGGCAGCAACCCGGCCAACCACACCTACAACTATCAGCTCCCGCAGAGCACGACCCAGGACCAGACCCGGTTCGTCTCGCCGCCGGGCCGCTTCCCCGCCGGCGCGAACCAGGACGGCGTCCAGGACCTCATCGGCAACGTGATGCCGTGGGTCAACGACAACCCGCGCCGCTTCGCGTGGACGGCGTCGTGGGAGGACAGCCATCCGCCCGCCGGCGTCTCCGGTGTGCCCGAGACCCAGCTGTGGCCGCAGGCGAACGGCAGCGGCGGCCCCGACGCGAACGGCTACTGGGCCATTGGCTTCCGCTGCGTCTTCGAGTAG
- a CDS encoding Uma2 family endonuclease: MVQSAKSLVHRHPVPRWSEEWLIPEETVPESQPHDIVLDLLKALLLAFVARTKMNAQVARNLAVRFTADNPRVGVDPDLCLITPRTPEGDDLESLRLWEPGHSPPALAIEVVSASNAEKDYVRSPEKYASCGSKELWIFDPKLAGRATYGGPQRLQVWQLKDETFELTYAGEGPAFSAVLGAWLHVVDEGRKLRVADDREGTTFWPTAEESERAAKEAERAAKEAALARVAELEAELRRR; the protein is encoded by the coding sequence ATGGTTCAGTCGGCCAAGAGCCTCGTGCATCGACATCCGGTCCCGCGCTGGAGCGAGGAGTGGCTCATTCCGGAGGAGACGGTGCCCGAGTCCCAGCCGCACGACATCGTGCTCGATCTGTTGAAGGCGCTGCTCCTCGCGTTCGTCGCGCGCACGAAGATGAACGCGCAGGTCGCGCGCAACCTCGCCGTGCGCTTCACCGCCGACAACCCGCGCGTCGGCGTCGACCCCGACCTCTGCCTCATCACCCCGCGGACGCCGGAAGGCGACGACCTCGAGAGCCTGCGCCTCTGGGAGCCGGGTCATTCGCCGCCCGCCCTCGCGATCGAGGTCGTGAGCGCGAGCAACGCGGAGAAGGACTACGTCCGTTCGCCCGAGAAGTACGCGTCATGCGGCAGCAAGGAGCTCTGGATCTTCGATCCGAAGCTCGCCGGACGAGCCACCTACGGCGGTCCACAGCGTCTCCAGGTCTGGCAGCTCAAGGACGAGACCTTCGAGCTGACCTACGCGGGCGAGGGGCCTGCGTTCTCCGCCGTCCTCGGCGCCTGGCTCCACGTCGTGGACGAGGGACGAAAGCTCCGCGTCGCCGACGATCGGGAGGGGACGACGTTCTGGCCGACGGCCGAGGAGTCGGAGCGCGCAGCGAAGGAAGCGGAGCGCGCAGCGAAGGAAGCGGCGCTCGCGCGCGTCGCGGAGCTCGAGGCGGAGCTCCGGCGGCGGTGA
- a CDS encoding MarR family transcriptional regulator, which produces MLGTLRRELEDRMTLARFDLLASLNRSDGQTLAALSRDLLVTAGNVTGLVDRAERDGHVVRRAEPSDRRVARVWLTPEGRALIRSLLPIHTQHVNALIDGMPAAERRDLRRLLGSLRDHLERTTP; this is translated from the coding sequence ATGCTCGGCACGCTGCGGCGCGAGCTCGAGGACCGGATGACGCTCGCGCGCTTCGATCTCCTCGCGAGCCTCAACCGCAGCGACGGGCAGACGCTCGCCGCGCTGAGCCGCGACCTCCTCGTCACGGCGGGGAACGTGACCGGCCTCGTCGATCGCGCCGAGCGTGACGGTCACGTCGTCCGCCGCGCCGAGCCGAGCGACCGCCGCGTCGCGCGCGTCTGGCTCACGCCGGAGGGCCGCGCCCTCATCCGCTCGCTCTTGCCGATCCACACCCAGCACGTGAACGCGCTCATCGACGGGATGCCCGCCGCCGAGCGCCGCGACCTCCGCCGCCTCCTCGGCAGCCTCCGCGATCACCTCGAGAGGACGACGCCATGA
- a CDS encoding RidA family protein has protein sequence MAHQVIMPSHFPKPRGYSNGIVATGRLLYIAGQIAWDKDARIVSPDFATQFLQSLDNVIAVVREAGGATEHIVKLTAFVTDLDAYRAATSSIGEGWRARMGKFYPAMTLVKVAGLLEPGALVEIEGVAVLPA, from the coding sequence ATGGCGCACCAGGTCATCATGCCGTCGCACTTCCCGAAGCCGCGCGGCTACTCGAACGGCATCGTCGCGACCGGGCGCCTCCTCTACATCGCCGGCCAGATCGCGTGGGACAAGGACGCGCGCATCGTCAGCCCCGACTTCGCGACCCAGTTCCTGCAGTCGCTCGACAACGTCATCGCGGTCGTCCGCGAGGCCGGCGGCGCGACGGAGCACATCGTGAAGCTCACCGCGTTCGTCACCGACCTCGACGCGTACCGCGCGGCCACGTCGTCGATCGGCGAAGGCTGGCGCGCCCGGATGGGCAAGTTCTACCCCGCGATGACGCTCGTGAAGGTCGCCGGCCTCCTCGAGCCCGGCGCCCTCGTCGAGATCGAGGGCGTCGCGGTGCTCCCGGCCTGA
- a CDS encoding type II toxin-antitoxin system PemK/MazF family toxin produces MIDLDPVRGHEQAGRRPALVLSADTWNAGPGRLVTVLPITSKERTNIPSRIAVRPPEGGLTVPSWVIGEQVRTISADRVGRRLGVVRPVTLRAVEDVVRMLLGL; encoded by the coding sequence TTGATCGACCTCGACCCTGTCCGTGGCCACGAACAAGCAGGACGACGGCCCGCGCTCGTGCTCAGCGCGGACACTTGGAACGCAGGCCCCGGCCGCCTCGTTACGGTGCTGCCGATCACGAGCAAGGAACGCACCAACATCCCTTCACGCATCGCGGTGCGTCCGCCGGAAGGGGGGCTCACGGTGCCAAGCTGGGTGATCGGCGAACAAGTGCGAACGATCTCGGCCGACCGGGTCGGTCGGCGCTTGGGCGTCGTTCGGCCCGTCACGCTGCGCGCGGTCGAAGACGTCGTACGCATGCTCCTTGGGCTCTGA
- a CDS encoding benzoate-CoA ligase family protein, which produces MTSISFPEDLSLARYFLFDRLDEGFATKDAILFGERSWTYSSVADKTRRMIDVLASNGVRRGERVLVVLPDVPPFAWTFFGALGRGAVIAMGNPLAPPETLEYLVGYTRATAIVTVPSVAALLRPLVSSAASEVQVMLVVPDAATGSDPEARIDDFVFDDKIKELAPALASARPAELVKVHRDEPAIWLFTSGSTGEPKANVHTNRDFAFNTEVYAKRTVGYRKDDVTVSVPRLFFGYATGTNLMFPFAVGATTGLFSERPTPESVARAITTYKATIATNVPTMLGKLLEHDDELKKAGKPGLDLASIRFSLSAGEALPEPLLRRWLARTSSDVYDGIGSAEMFHIYASNRPGDIKPGSLGKVVDGYELRVLPEDAEGPGAAPCAPGEIGVLWVRGDSVSQQYWLDRDKSWRVFHGHWCRTGDLFKVDEEGYLYFAGRADDLLKVGGQWVAPLEVEECLLEHPAIAACAVIGVDEEGLVKTKAFVVVRAGHRVTAEEVQEHVRGKLAKYKYPRVVELVDDLPKNDRGKVDKKALKARSGTKPPA; this is translated from the coding sequence GTGACGTCGATCTCGTTCCCCGAAGACCTCAGCCTCGCGCGCTACTTCCTCTTCGACCGGCTCGACGAGGGCTTCGCGACGAAGGACGCGATCCTCTTCGGAGAGCGGAGCTGGACCTACTCCTCCGTCGCCGACAAGACGCGGCGGATGATCGACGTGCTCGCGTCGAACGGCGTCCGCCGCGGCGAGCGCGTGCTCGTCGTCCTCCCCGACGTGCCACCGTTCGCGTGGACCTTCTTCGGCGCGCTCGGTCGCGGCGCCGTCATCGCGATGGGCAACCCGCTCGCGCCGCCGGAGACGCTCGAGTACCTCGTCGGCTACACGCGCGCGACGGCGATCGTCACCGTGCCTTCGGTCGCGGCGCTGCTCCGCCCGCTCGTTTCGTCCGCCGCGAGCGAGGTGCAAGTCATGCTCGTCGTCCCCGACGCCGCGACCGGCTCCGATCCCGAGGCGAGAATCGATGATTTCGTGTTTGACGACAAAATCAAAGAGCTCGCGCCCGCGCTCGCATCCGCGAGGCCGGCGGAGCTGGTGAAGGTGCACCGCGACGAGCCCGCGATCTGGCTCTTCACGAGCGGCTCCACCGGCGAGCCGAAGGCGAACGTGCACACGAACCGCGACTTCGCGTTCAACACCGAGGTCTACGCGAAGCGCACGGTGGGCTATCGCAAGGACGACGTCACCGTGAGCGTGCCGCGCCTCTTCTTCGGCTACGCGACGGGCACGAACCTGATGTTCCCGTTCGCGGTCGGCGCGACGACGGGCCTCTTCAGCGAGCGCCCCACCCCCGAGAGCGTCGCGCGCGCGATCACGACGTACAAGGCGACGATCGCGACGAACGTCCCGACCATGCTCGGCAAGCTCCTCGAGCACGACGACGAGCTGAAGAAGGCGGGCAAGCCCGGGCTCGATCTCGCGAGCATCCGCTTCTCGCTCTCCGCCGGCGAGGCGCTGCCGGAGCCGCTCCTCCGCCGCTGGCTCGCGCGCACGTCGAGCGACGTCTACGACGGCATCGGCTCGGCGGAGATGTTCCACATCTACGCGTCGAACCGCCCCGGCGACATCAAGCCCGGCTCGCTCGGCAAGGTCGTCGACGGCTACGAGCTGCGCGTGCTGCCGGAGGACGCGGAGGGCCCCGGCGCCGCGCCGTGCGCGCCGGGCGAGATCGGCGTGCTCTGGGTGCGCGGCGACAGCGTCTCGCAGCAGTACTGGCTCGATCGCGACAAGAGCTGGCGCGTGTTCCACGGCCACTGGTGCCGGACCGGCGATCTCTTCAAGGTCGACGAGGAAGGATACTTGTACTTTGCAGGTCGCGCCGACGACCTCCTGAAGGTCGGCGGGCAGTGGGTCGCGCCGCTCGAGGTCGAGGAGTGTCTCCTCGAGCACCCCGCGATCGCGGCCTGCGCCGTCATCGGCGTGGATGAGGAGGGCCTCGTGAAGACGAAGGCCTTCGTCGTCGTGCGCGCCGGCCACCGCGTCACCGCCGAGGAGGTGCAGGAGCACGTGCGCGGAAAGCTTGCGAAATACAAGTATCCACGCGTCGTCGAGCTCGTCGACGACCTCCCGAAGAACGACCGCGGCAAGGTCGACAAGAAGGCGCTCAAGGCCCGGAGCGGCACAAAACCCCCCGCGTGA
- a CDS encoding enoyl-CoA hydratase family protein, with amino-acid sequence MTINPKTFAYDLSPSGVATITLCRPDRLNSLTFEVYEELRDTFAALDHESAVRSVVVTGQGRAFCSGGDVESIIGELFARDMQGLVAFTRVTGALIRNIRALRRPVVAAVNGTAVGAGAVIALACDFRVASATAKIGFIFPKVGLSGADMGATYLLPRVVGLGRASELLFLGDIIGAEEAHRIGLFGKVVPAEECVPAARALAERLASGPAFANAMTKQMLESEFTMTLDQAIEAEAQVQAICMQHPDFRTSYDAWVAKKPIVFQGSTIPFDAGGKK; translated from the coding sequence ATGACGATCAACCCGAAGACCTTCGCGTACGACCTCTCGCCGAGCGGCGTCGCCACGATCACGCTCTGTCGCCCGGACCGGCTCAACTCGCTCACCTTCGAGGTCTACGAGGAGCTCCGCGACACGTTCGCCGCGCTCGATCACGAGAGCGCGGTCCGCTCCGTCGTCGTCACGGGGCAGGGGCGCGCGTTCTGCTCCGGCGGTGACGTCGAGAGCATCATCGGCGAGCTCTTCGCGCGCGACATGCAGGGGCTCGTCGCGTTCACGCGCGTCACCGGCGCGCTCATCCGCAACATCCGCGCGCTGCGGAGGCCCGTCGTCGCGGCGGTGAACGGAACCGCGGTCGGCGCCGGCGCCGTCATCGCGCTCGCCTGCGATTTCCGCGTCGCGAGCGCGACCGCGAAGATCGGCTTCATCTTCCCGAAGGTCGGGCTCTCTGGCGCCGACATGGGCGCGACGTACTTGCTCCCGCGCGTGGTCGGCCTCGGGCGCGCGAGCGAGCTCCTCTTCCTCGGCGACATCATCGGCGCGGAGGAGGCGCACCGCATCGGGCTCTTCGGCAAGGTCGTCCCCGCCGAGGAGTGCGTCCCCGCCGCGCGCGCGCTCGCCGAGCGCCTCGCGTCCGGCCCCGCGTTCGCGAACGCGATGACGAAGCAGATGCTCGAGAGCGAATTCACGATGACCCTCGATCAGGCGATCGAGGCCGAGGCGCAGGTGCAGGCGATCTGCATGCAGCACCCCGACTTCCGGACCTCGTACGACGCGTGGGTCGCGAAGAAGCCGATCGTCTTCCAGGGGTCCACGATCCCGTTCGACGCGGGCGGCAAGAAATGA